A single region of the Pueribacillus theae genome encodes:
- the carB gene encoding carbamoyl-phosphate synthase large subunit yields the protein MPKRTDIKKILVIGSGPITIGQAAEFDYSGTQACQSLKEEGYEVILVNSNPATIMTDTTMADKVYIEPLTLEFVTRIIQTERPCALLPSLGGQTGLNMAMQLHKAGVLDRFKVEVLGTNLDAIQKAEDRDMFRSLMHEIHEPVPKSEIVHTLEEAFDFINKVGYPIIVRPAYTLGGTGGGIVENEHDLVEIVTSGLKYSPVTQCLLEESIAGFKEIEFEVIRDSNDEVNVICDMENVDPVGVHTGDSIVVAPNQTLSESDYHMLRNASVNIVRAIGIEGGCNVQLALSPDSSKYYVIEVNPRLSRSSALASKAVAYPIAKIAAKIAVGLHFSEIENPVTGKSYEGFEPKPDYIVAKIPRWPFDKFESANRKLGTQMKATGEVMAIGSNFEEAILKAVRSLEANVMHIKVSEMGQLSKEMLEKRIVQADDERLFVIAEAFRRGYTVEQIYELSKITRHFLEKIEHIVQLEKQLEDGPNNVVLLRKAKNYGFSDEAIAEAWQMNECDVYELRKNNAIMPAYRIVDSIGYKSDTPYFYSTFGNENETETSNKKSVVVLGSGPIRIGQGIEFDYATVHSVWAIQEAGYEAIIINNNPETVSTDFTTSDRLYFEPLTVEDVMHIIDREQPEGVIVQFGGQTAINLASKLAERGVKILGTTLENMDRAENRDEFEHLLRNLDIPQPLGKTATSVEEAVGIAEEIGYPVLVRPSYVLGGRAMEIVYQKEELLHYMENAVKINPEHPVLIDRYLTGVEIEVDAISDGETVFIPGIMEHIERAGVHSGDSIAVYPPQNLSDETKKVIIERTTALAKGLQVVGLLNIQFVLHDNEIYVIEVNPRSSRTVPFLSKITGVPMPNLATKVILGAKMKDLGYSSGMHPEVEGVYVKVPVFSFAKLRRVDITLGPEMKSTGEVMGKDATLEKALYKGLLASGMNIPTTGSVLFTISDKDKQEVMPIVERFYEIGFQILATEGTAKAIQERKIPVTVVNKIEAAKPNLLDVIREGEANFVINTLTKGKQPERDGFRIRREAVENEVVCFTSIDTAVALLKVLEMMAFTMKPMPEFVNNEVIPS from the coding sequence ATGCCGAAAAGAACAGACATCAAAAAAATTCTAGTCATTGGTTCCGGTCCAATCACCATTGGACAAGCTGCGGAGTTTGATTATTCCGGTACACAAGCATGCCAATCGTTAAAAGAAGAAGGCTATGAGGTTATTTTAGTGAACTCCAATCCTGCAACAATTATGACAGATACGACGATGGCAGATAAAGTATATATTGAACCACTCACATTGGAATTTGTGACGAGGATTATACAGACAGAACGTCCATGCGCACTATTGCCGTCTCTTGGAGGACAAACAGGCTTGAACATGGCGATGCAATTGCATAAGGCAGGTGTTCTCGATCGTTTTAAAGTTGAAGTGTTAGGAACAAACCTAGATGCAATTCAAAAAGCAGAAGACCGGGACATGTTCAGAAGCTTAATGCATGAGATTCATGAACCTGTGCCGAAAAGTGAAATTGTTCACACACTTGAAGAAGCATTTGACTTTATAAATAAAGTCGGTTATCCGATTATTGTACGTCCTGCTTATACACTTGGAGGAACAGGTGGAGGCATTGTAGAAAACGAACACGATTTAGTTGAAATCGTAACGAGCGGTTTAAAATATAGCCCTGTGACGCAATGTCTCCTTGAAGAAAGTATTGCCGGCTTTAAAGAAATTGAATTTGAAGTCATTAGAGATTCAAACGATGAAGTAAATGTTATTTGCGATATGGAGAATGTTGATCCTGTCGGTGTGCATACAGGTGATTCCATCGTTGTCGCGCCTAACCAAACACTTTCGGAAAGTGATTATCATATGCTTCGAAACGCATCCGTTAACATCGTGCGTGCAATTGGGATTGAAGGGGGATGCAATGTGCAACTTGCGCTTTCCCCTGATTCATCAAAGTACTACGTCATCGAAGTAAATCCAAGATTGAGCCGTTCATCAGCACTCGCTTCGAAAGCGGTCGCTTATCCAATCGCAAAAATAGCCGCAAAAATCGCAGTCGGCTTACATTTTTCTGAAATTGAAAATCCAGTAACGGGCAAATCTTATGAGGGATTTGAACCTAAGCCTGATTACATCGTTGCCAAAATTCCGCGCTGGCCATTTGACAAATTTGAATCAGCAAACCGCAAGCTTGGTACACAAATGAAAGCAACGGGCGAAGTGATGGCAATCGGAAGCAACTTTGAAGAGGCGATCTTAAAGGCGGTCCGTTCACTGGAAGCGAATGTGATGCATATTAAAGTTTCGGAGATGGGACAGCTATCAAAAGAAATGCTCGAAAAACGAATCGTTCAAGCGGATGATGAAAGATTATTTGTGATTGCGGAAGCCTTTCGTAGAGGCTATACTGTCGAACAAATTTATGAGTTAAGCAAAATTACGAGACATTTTCTTGAAAAAATTGAACATATCGTACAACTAGAAAAACAATTAGAAGATGGACCGAATAATGTGGTTCTTTTACGAAAGGCAAAAAACTACGGTTTCTCTGATGAAGCGATCGCAGAAGCATGGCAAATGAATGAGTGCGATGTTTATGAATTGCGTAAAAACAACGCTATAATGCCTGCATACAGAATTGTTGATTCCATCGGCTATAAATCTGACACGCCTTATTTTTACAGTACATTTGGCAATGAAAATGAAACCGAAACATCAAACAAGAAAAGTGTTGTGGTGTTAGGTTCTGGACCGATTCGCATCGGACAAGGCATTGAATTTGATTATGCAACAGTCCATTCTGTGTGGGCGATTCAAGAAGCAGGATATGAAGCAATCATTATTAATAACAACCCTGAGACCGTATCAACCGACTTTACGACTTCCGACAGGCTTTACTTTGAACCGCTCACCGTTGAAGATGTCATGCATATCATTGACAGGGAACAACCTGAAGGTGTCATCGTTCAATTTGGCGGTCAAACGGCAATCAATTTGGCTTCGAAATTAGCGGAGCGAGGCGTCAAAATTTTAGGAACAACGCTTGAAAACATGGATCGGGCTGAAAACCGCGACGAATTCGAACATCTTTTGAGAAATCTCGATATTCCACAACCTTTAGGAAAAACAGCAACGTCTGTTGAGGAAGCAGTCGGCATTGCCGAAGAAATCGGCTATCCAGTTCTCGTCCGTCCTTCCTACGTGCTGGGAGGACGCGCAATGGAAATCGTCTATCAAAAAGAAGAACTGCTTCATTATATGGAAAACGCCGTAAAAATAAATCCAGAGCATCCTGTCTTAATCGACCGCTATTTAACCGGGGTAGAAATTGAAGTTGACGCCATTTCAGACGGGGAGACCGTATTTATCCCTGGCATTATGGAGCATATTGAACGTGCAGGTGTGCATTCGGGGGACTCAATCGCCGTTTACCCGCCGCAAAACCTTTCAGATGAAACGAAAAAAGTCATTATCGAGCGAACAACTGCTCTAGCAAAAGGATTACAAGTCGTAGGGCTGCTTAATATCCAGTTCGTTCTGCATGATAATGAAATATATGTAATTGAAGTGAATCCACGTTCAAGCCGAACGGTTCCATTCCTAAGCAAAATAACCGGTGTACCAATGCCAAACCTAGCAACAAAAGTCATTTTGGGAGCGAAAATGAAAGATCTCGGTTACTCATCTGGCATGCACCCAGAAGTTGAAGGCGTCTATGTAAAAGTTCCAGTCTTTTCTTTTGCAAAACTGCGACGTGTTGACATTACCCTTGGACCAGAAATGAAGTCCACAGGCGAAGTCATGGGGAAAGATGCAACATTGGAAAAAGCGTTATACAAAGGCTTGCTTGCGTCAGGAATGAATATCCCGACAACCGGTTCTGTCTTATTTACGATTTCCGATAAAGACAAGCAAGAAGTCATGCCGATTGTTGAACGCTTTTATGAAATCGGCTTTCAAATCCTCGCAACGGAAGGAACAGCAAAAGCAATTCAAGAGAGAAAGATTCCTGTGACCGTTGTAAATAAAATTGAAGCGGCAAAGCCAAACTTACTTGATGTGATCAGAGAAGGAGAAGCGAACTTTGTTATTAACACTTTAACAAAAGGAAAGCAGCCTGAAAGAGACGGTTTTAGAATTCGCCGGGAAGCAGTTGAAAATGAAGTGGTCTGCTTCACATCCATTGATACAGCCGTCGCCTTATTAAAAGTCCTAGAAATGATGGCGTTCACGATGAAACCTATGCCAGAATTTGTGAATAATGAAGTGATTCCGTCATGA
- the pyrF gene encoding orotidine-5'-phosphate decarboxylase encodes MNQPIIALDFPSMDSTDQFLSQFDREKLYVKVGMQLFYKEGPNLIKKLKEAGHWIFLDLKLHDIPNTVKEAMKSLATLHIDMVNVHAAGGKKMMEAAMEGLEAGTAAGRHRPLCIAVTQLTSTSEKMLKEELLINSHMEEAVLHYAKLTKEAGLDGIVSSALEVPLVKEKITDFITVTPGIRLPGDKADDQTRIVTPEKARKLGSDFIVVGRSVTKSGNPLEAYERVVYEWNN; translated from the coding sequence ATGAATCAGCCAATCATAGCGCTTGACTTTCCGTCTATGGATTCTACCGACCAATTTTTATCCCAATTCGACCGTGAAAAATTATACGTAAAAGTCGGCATGCAGCTATTTTATAAAGAAGGCCCTAATTTGATAAAAAAGTTAAAAGAAGCGGGTCATTGGATCTTTCTCGATTTGAAATTACACGACATTCCGAACACGGTAAAAGAAGCAATGAAAAGCCTTGCGACACTTCATATTGATATGGTGAATGTCCATGCGGCAGGTGGAAAGAAAATGATGGAAGCTGCAATGGAGGGGCTTGAAGCAGGGACAGCTGCAGGGAGGCATCGGCCTCTTTGCATCGCTGTAACCCAGCTTACAAGTACGTCAGAAAAAATGTTGAAAGAAGAGCTTCTCATCAACAGCCACATGGAAGAGGCTGTGCTCCACTATGCAAAGCTTACAAAAGAAGCAGGGCTTGACGGGATTGTATCATCAGCATTGGAAGTGCCTCTCGTTAAAGAAAAAATAACTGATTTTATTACGGTTACACCTGGGATTCGCCTTCCAGGGGACAAAGCGGACGACCAAACGAGAATCGTCACACCTGAAAAAGCGAGAAAACTAGGCAGCGACTTTATCGTTGTCGGCAGAAGTGTAACAAAAAGTGGCAACCCGCTTGAAGCATATGAAAGGGTGGTATACGAATGGAACAATTAG
- the pyrE gene encoding orotate phosphoribosyltransferase: MEQLALTIAKDLLEIQAVFLKPNDPFTWTSGMKSPIYCDNRLTLSYPEVRGRIADGLVSVIKDHFPKVNVIAGTATAGIPHAALVSERLQLPMVYVRSSAKKHGKGNQIEGKIAAGENVVVIEDLISTGGSVINAANALREAGANVLGVAAIFSYGLEKGITLLNEANLTVHTLTNLDALMKAAAEGGEIDATGQEMIKKWSQDPESIGWLKRD; encoded by the coding sequence ATGGAACAATTAGCCTTAACAATTGCAAAAGATTTACTCGAAATACAAGCCGTCTTTTTAAAGCCAAACGACCCTTTCACTTGGACATCAGGAATGAAATCGCCGATATACTGCGATAACCGCCTGACACTATCCTATCCAGAAGTGCGTGGCAGAATCGCAGACGGACTCGTTTCAGTGATAAAAGATCATTTTCCAAAAGTCAATGTCATCGCTGGCACTGCCACAGCAGGTATCCCGCATGCTGCTTTAGTAAGTGAACGATTACAATTGCCGATGGTTTATGTACGAAGCTCTGCTAAAAAGCATGGCAAAGGCAATCAAATCGAAGGGAAAATTGCTGCGGGGGAAAATGTTGTCGTCATTGAAGATTTAATCTCTACCGGAGGCAGTGTCATTAATGCCGCCAATGCTTTAAGAGAAGCGGGAGCCAATGTATTAGGCGTCGCTGCCATTTTCAGCTATGGACTTGAAAAAGGAATCACACTTTTAAACGAAGCCAATTTAACGGTGCATACACTTACTAATCTTGATGCCTTAATGAAGGCAGCGGCTGAAGGCGGCGAAATTGATGCTACAGGTCAAGAAATGATAAAAAAATGGTCACAAGATCCTGAATCAATCGGATGGTTAAAGCGAGATTAG
- a CDS encoding Fic family protein produces MLDFSKIDTLKEQLNKNRPLPPEVLQNLREVFRVDWTYHSNAIEGNTLSLLETKMVVEEGITVGGKTLREHFEAINHAEAIDFVETLVEQNSELSERIIKDLHALVLKNIDDKNAGTYRSVNVGISGSLHKPPHFLQVAEEMKRLLIWFKKNQDLLHPVELAARFHFQFVYIHPFIDGNGRTARLLMNLILMGAGFPPAIIKADREKRLYYYETLEKASVNGDLEPFILLVSECVEESLTRFLNAIS; encoded by the coding sequence ATGCTTGATTTTTCAAAAATCGATACGCTTAAAGAACAATTAAATAAGAATAGACCCCTTCCTCCTGAAGTGCTTCAAAATCTTCGAGAAGTGTTTAGAGTGGACTGGACATACCATTCCAATGCCATTGAAGGCAATACATTATCCTTGCTAGAAACGAAAATGGTGGTCGAGGAAGGAATAACAGTCGGGGGTAAAACATTACGTGAGCATTTTGAGGCCATTAATCATGCTGAAGCGATTGATTTTGTTGAAACACTCGTTGAACAAAATAGCGAGCTGTCGGAACGGATCATTAAAGATCTGCATGCGCTCGTTTTAAAAAATATTGATGATAAAAATGCAGGTACATATCGTTCAGTAAATGTCGGTATTTCAGGAAGCCTTCACAAGCCTCCGCATTTTTTACAAGTCGCCGAAGAAATGAAGCGGCTGCTTATTTGGTTCAAGAAAAATCAAGATTTACTACATCCGGTTGAGCTTGCAGCTCGTTTTCATTTTCAATTTGTATATATTCATCCATTTATTGACGGGAATGGACGTACTGCAAGATTACTCATGAATCTTATTCTGATGGGAGCAGGTTTCCCGCCTGCAATTATTAAAGCAGACCGTGAAAAACGGCTTTATTATTATGAGACGCTTGAAAAAGCAAGTGTGAACGGTGATCTTGAACCATTCATTTTACTCGTTTCTGAATGTGTTGAAGAAAGTCTTACACGTTTTTTAAATGCAATAAGTTAA
- the pepT gene encoding peptidase T, with protein sequence MKEELVNRFITYAKVDTRSNEKYDTCPSTPGQLELANMLVEELKEIGMEEVTMDDNGYVMATLPANTEKDVPTIGFLAHMDTATDFTGANVKPQIVENYDGKDIVLNEALNVVLSTEDSPELAEYVSHTLITTDGTTLLGADDKAGIAEIMTAMEYLISHPEIKHGKVRVAFTPDEEIGRGPHRFDVKRFNAKYAYTIDGGPLGELQYESFNAAAAKITLKGKSVHPGTAKGKMVNASKIAMEFHKRLPEDEAPESTEGYEGFYHLISVEGNVEEAKLSYIIRDFDKKKFQARKTKIQQIVEELQGKYGEENIILDMNDQYYNMRDKIEPVKEIVDIAYEAMRHLDIQPIVQPIRGGTDGSQLSYMGLPTPNIFAGGENMHGKFEYVSVDVMEKAVNVIVEIIKRYEERAS encoded by the coding sequence ATGAAAGAAGAACTTGTCAACCGATTTATAACCTACGCAAAAGTGGACACCCGATCCAACGAGAAGTACGACACCTGCCCATCCACACCCGGACAGCTAGAGCTTGCAAATATGCTGGTCGAGGAGTTAAAAGAAATTGGGATGGAAGAGGTCACCATGGATGACAATGGATATGTGATGGCTACGCTCCCTGCAAATACGGAAAAAGACGTTCCGACCATTGGATTTCTGGCCCATATGGATACAGCTACTGATTTTACCGGGGCAAATGTCAAGCCTCAAATCGTGGAAAACTATGACGGGAAAGACATTGTGCTCAATGAAGCGTTAAACGTGGTTTTATCGACGGAAGATTCCCCGGAGCTTGCCGAATATGTCAGCCACACGCTGATTACAACCGACGGGACAACGCTTTTAGGTGCAGATGACAAGGCGGGTATTGCAGAAATTATGACGGCCATGGAATATTTGATTAGCCATCCGGAAATCAAGCACGGGAAAGTTAGAGTGGCTTTTACGCCTGATGAAGAAATCGGCAGAGGTCCACACCGGTTTGACGTGAAAAGATTCAATGCGAAATATGCATACACCATCGATGGCGGTCCGCTCGGTGAATTGCAGTATGAAAGCTTTAACGCTGCCGCAGCCAAAATTACGTTAAAAGGAAAAAGTGTTCATCCTGGCACAGCCAAAGGCAAGATGGTAAACGCTTCGAAAATTGCAATGGAATTTCATAAACGCCTTCCCGAAGACGAAGCCCCGGAATCAACAGAAGGTTATGAAGGCTTTTATCATTTGATCTCCGTCGAGGGGAATGTGGAAGAAGCGAAACTTTCTTATATTATCAGGGACTTCGATAAGAAGAAATTTCAAGCAAGAAAAACCAAAATACAGCAAATTGTCGAAGAACTTCAGGGAAAGTACGGAGAAGAGAACATCATCCTGGATATGAACGATCAATATTACAATATGAGAGATAAAATTGAACCAGTGAAAGAAATCGTTGATATCGCCTACGAAGCAATGCGACATTTGGATATTCAGCCAATCGTGCAGCCCATCCGCGGGGGCACGGATGGCTCACAACTTTCTTATATGGGTCTGCCCACACCAAATATCTTCGCAGGAGGAGAGAACATGCACGGAAAATTTGAATATGTTTCCGTTGATGTGATGGAGAAGGCGGTTAACGTAATTGTAGAGATCATTAAACGGTATGAGGAAAGAGCTTCATAA
- a CDS encoding CaiB/BaiF CoA transferase family protein — MSTLEGIKVLDLSRLLPGPYCSLMLADYGADVIKIEEPELGDYARWAKPYIGGIGSRHLLLNRNKKSMTINLKTKEGKEIFKKMAKDADVILESFRPGVMDKLGLSYEEISKINPGIVYCSLSGYGQTGPYRLLPGHDINYVGYSGVLGLIGLKDEKPVVPGVQIADIGSGALMALSGILMALVNRERTGKGQFVDISMLDGAVSWLYAAASEYFATGNVKQRGNTRLSGKNACYDVYETKDGKYLAVGALEDKFWNRLCELIEKPEWIPLKDKEDAQDQLRQDMTDLFKQKNQKEWLDLLKEEDTCVGPVYELDEVFSDPQVLEREMLKEMNHPKAGKIKQIGFPIKFSRTPGELRMHSPELGEHTEEILKELNYSTDDIERFKQEGVIEKKK, encoded by the coding sequence ATGAGTACATTGGAAGGAATCAAAGTATTGGATTTATCAAGGTTATTGCCTGGGCCTTATTGTTCTCTGATGCTGGCGGATTACGGCGCAGATGTCATCAAAATTGAAGAACCTGAACTCGGTGATTACGCAAGGTGGGCCAAGCCATATATTGGCGGCATCGGTTCAAGGCACCTATTACTAAATCGAAACAAAAAGAGCATGACAATCAATTTGAAAACGAAAGAAGGCAAAGAAATTTTTAAGAAGATGGCAAAGGATGCCGATGTTATTTTGGAAAGCTTCCGGCCAGGGGTAATGGATAAACTCGGATTGTCATATGAAGAAATATCAAAAATCAATCCGGGAATCGTGTATTGTTCGCTTTCAGGGTATGGGCAAACTGGACCGTATCGACTGTTACCAGGACATGATATCAATTATGTTGGATACAGTGGAGTCCTAGGATTAATTGGTTTAAAAGATGAGAAACCAGTTGTTCCTGGTGTGCAAATTGCGGATATTGGAAGCGGTGCCCTCATGGCATTGTCAGGGATTCTCATGGCATTGGTTAACCGTGAACGCACAGGTAAAGGACAGTTTGTCGATATTTCAATGTTGGATGGGGCCGTTTCATGGTTATATGCCGCTGCATCTGAATACTTTGCGACAGGCAATGTGAAGCAGCGGGGAAACACACGCCTCTCCGGCAAAAATGCGTGCTATGATGTGTATGAAACAAAGGACGGAAAGTATTTAGCAGTAGGGGCTTTGGAAGATAAGTTTTGGAACAGGCTTTGTGAGTTAATCGAAAAACCTGAATGGATTCCACTTAAAGATAAAGAAGATGCCCAAGACCAGCTTCGGCAGGACATGACAGATCTATTTAAACAAAAAAATCAAAAGGAATGGCTTGACCTGCTTAAAGAAGAGGATACATGTGTAGGGCCAGTGTACGAGTTGGATGAAGTATTTTCAGATCCGCAAGTTCTGGAAAGAGAAATGTTAAAAGAAATGAACCATCCGAAAGCAGGAAAGATTAAACAGATCGGGTTCCCAATAAAATTTTCTCGAACACCAGGCGAATTAAGAATGCATTCTCCGGAGCTGGGCGAGCACACAGAAGAAATTCTAAAGGAATTAAATTATTCAACTGACGATATTGAACGTTTTAAACAAGAAGGCGTTATTGAAAAAAAGAAATAA
- a CDS encoding Hsp20/alpha crystallin family protein: protein MDMEKIKQWMEMAQKYQSGNFWDTIFDQHSGQTQQNTGSTQQNPGTSEQNNHGYTRESHTSSTPTEFPLVDIFVTDTEVIVIIELPGLRKEDVQLSLSGNKLLVKGRSKIPVVSGSSILNERKYGEFERLIELPEPTESKDVQARFDCGLLFVTYIRKYTEHENISIL, encoded by the coding sequence ATGGACATGGAGAAGATAAAACAGTGGATGGAAATGGCACAAAAATACCAAAGCGGGAACTTTTGGGATACTATTTTTGACCAACATTCGGGTCAAACCCAGCAAAATACGGGTTCAACCCAACAAAATCCAGGTACTTCGGAGCAAAATAATCATGGTTATACAAGGGAATCACATACGAGCAGTACCCCAACTGAATTCCCTTTGGTAGACATTTTTGTAACAGATACAGAAGTAATAGTCATCATTGAATTGCCTGGACTCAGGAAAGAAGATGTTCAATTATCCCTTTCCGGAAATAAATTGCTTGTTAAAGGAAGAAGTAAAATACCAGTCGTTTCAGGATCTTCTATTCTAAATGAGCGAAAATATGGAGAGTTTGAAAGGCTCATTGAGCTGCCGGAACCTACTGAAAGTAAAGATGTGCAAGCCAGATTTGATTGCGGCCTTCTGTTTGTTACATATATCAGGAAATATACCGAACATGAAAATATTTCTATTCTATAA
- a CDS encoding histidine phosphatase family protein, which produces MTTLFLVRHGETDWNASGRLQGKTDIPLNKIGMKQAEECREFLKRRNWDVMITSPLKRAKQTAEIINQALHLPLIEMNDFSERDFGDAEGMSLEEIRSAFPDRKYPNKEDGLSFRKRIMAGLNKINQQYGGYEVLLVTHGAVINSLFAFLSNGEMGREKLKLSNASISHIHFHEERWKIKEFNQITHLSVYNENKNVK; this is translated from the coding sequence ATTACTACACTATTTCTAGTTAGACATGGGGAAACGGATTGGAATGCGAGCGGAAGGCTCCAAGGAAAAACAGACATCCCTTTAAATAAAATAGGCATGAAACAAGCGGAAGAATGCAGGGAATTCTTAAAAAGAAGAAATTGGGATGTGATGATAACAAGCCCGTTGAAAAGGGCAAAACAAACAGCCGAAATTATAAACCAAGCTTTACATCTTCCCTTGATTGAGATGAATGACTTTTCGGAAAGAGATTTTGGCGATGCAGAAGGCATGTCGCTAGAAGAAATCCGTTCAGCATTTCCAGATCGAAAGTACCCAAATAAAGAGGATGGGCTTTCGTTTCGAAAACGAATCATGGCTGGTTTGAATAAAATCAACCAACAATACGGTGGTTATGAAGTATTGCTTGTCACACACGGGGCAGTGATTAATTCATTGTTTGCTTTTTTATCAAACGGAGAAATGGGCCGGGAGAAATTAAAATTGTCGAATGCTTCGATAAGCCATATTCATTTTCACGAAGAGCGATGGAAAATAAAAGAATTTAATCAAATTACCCATCTTTCGGTGTACAATGAAAACAAGAATGTAAAATAA
- a CDS encoding AAA family ATPase, with product MNQIENRSKLEVLLEETKEGLKSQHYLADDRTATTVSLAFSLKKPILIEGPAGVGKTELAKAISLWKGLPLIRLQCYEGLDEAKALYEWDYRKQLLSLQASKDDSQSVKHLFSEEFLLERPLLAAIRTNEQAVLLIDEIDKAEPEFESMLLELLSDFQVTIPELGTVKAIQRPIVILTSNQMRHLSEALRRRCLYLYIDYPSPEREAAIIHERVPALKDELVDEAAMALSKLRNMDLRKAPSVAEAVDWAESLLAMGIETLDVDIVVQTLNVLIKDHKDIERAKQNLSRLVEGKKKNER from the coding sequence ATGAATCAGATTGAAAATCGATCGAAGTTAGAAGTACTATTGGAGGAAACGAAAGAAGGCCTTAAATCGCAGCATTATCTTGCCGATGATCGGACGGCCACAACCGTATCATTAGCTTTCTCTTTGAAAAAACCAATTTTAATTGAAGGGCCGGCTGGCGTAGGGAAGACAGAACTCGCAAAAGCGATTAGCTTGTGGAAAGGCCTGCCGCTTATTCGATTGCAATGTTATGAAGGACTTGATGAAGCAAAAGCATTATATGAATGGGATTATCGGAAGCAACTTCTTTCTCTCCAAGCAAGCAAGGATGATTCACAATCAGTGAAGCACCTTTTTTCAGAAGAATTTTTACTGGAAAGACCTCTGTTAGCTGCTATTCGGACGAACGAGCAAGCTGTTCTTCTTATTGATGAAATTGACAAAGCAGAGCCTGAGTTTGAAAGTATGCTGTTGGAGTTATTAAGTGATTTCCAAGTGACGATTCCCGAGCTTGGAACTGTGAAGGCGATTCAGCGGCCGATCGTTATTTTAACCTCTAACCAGATGCGGCATTTATCGGAAGCTCTTCGTCGCAGGTGCTTGTATTTATACATTGATTATCCTAGCCCTGAGAGGGAAGCCGCCATTATACATGAGCGTGTCCCGGCTCTAAAGGACGAATTGGTTGACGAAGCTGCAATGGCTCTTTCAAAGCTTCGCAATATGGATCTCAGGAAAGCCCCGAGTGTTGCGGAAGCAGTCGACTGGGCGGAATCCTTGCTGGCGATGGGCATTGAAACGCTTGATGTGGACATTGTTGTGCAAACACTAAACGTGCTGATTAAGGATCACAAAGATATCGAACGAGCCAAACAAAATCTTTCAAGGCTAGTAGAAGGTAAGAAGAAAAATGAGAGGTAA